Proteins encoded by one window of Parabacteroides sp. FAFU027:
- a CDS encoding glycoside hydrolase family 43 protein, which translates to MMKTPRYLVKDLYTADPSAHVFNGKIYIYPSHDIESGIPENDNGDHFDMRDYHVFSMEDIDGEVTDHGVALDVKDIPWSGRQLWAPDAACKNGKYYLYFPLKDKNDIFRIGVAVSDKPEGPFIPQSDPIKGSFSIDPAVLEDNETNYYIYFGGLWGGQLQRYRDNKAIENPAFPADDEPALYARVAKLSDDMLEFAEEPRDVVIIDEKGEPLKAGDNDRRYFEGPWMHKYNGKYYFSYSTGDTHKLCYAVGDNPYGPFTYQGVILTPVVGWTTHHSIVEFKGKWYLFHHDSVPSGGKTWLRSIKVVELEYNEDGTIKTIEGGGNQ; encoded by the coding sequence ATGATGAAAACACCACGCTACTTAGTAAAAGATCTCTATACCGCAGACCCTTCTGCTCACGTGTTCAACGGAAAGATATACATTTATCCCTCTCACGACATCGAATCGGGCATTCCCGAAAACGATAACGGCGACCACTTCGATATGCGTGATTACCACGTGTTTTCGATGGAGGATATAGATGGCGAAGTGACTGATCATGGTGTGGCGTTGGATGTAAAAGATATTCCATGGTCCGGACGTCAGTTGTGGGCGCCTGATGCAGCTTGCAAAAACGGTAAATACTATCTCTATTTCCCATTAAAAGACAAGAACGATATTTTCCGCATTGGCGTGGCCGTCAGCGATAAACCGGAAGGTCCGTTTATTCCGCAAAGCGACCCTATCAAAGGCAGTTTCTCAATTGACCCGGCTGTGCTCGAGGACAACGAGACTAACTATTACATCTACTTCGGTGGATTGTGGGGCGGTCAGTTGCAGCGTTACCGGGACAATAAAGCGATTGAGAATCCAGCATTTCCTGCCGATGATGAACCGGCGTTATATGCTCGCGTAGCCAAACTCAGTGACGATATGCTGGAGTTTGCCGAAGAGCCGCGTGATGTCGTGATTATCGATGAAAAAGGCGAACCCCTGAAAGCCGGTGACAATGACCGTCGCTACTTTGAAGGCCCCTGGATGCACAAATACAACGGTAAATATTATTTCTCCTATTCAACGGGAGATACCCATAAACTCTGTTATGCGGTGGGCGATAATCCGTATGGACCGTTTACTTACCAGGGCGTTATCCTGACTCCTGTAGTCGGTTGGACTACGCACCATTCCATTGTAGAGTTTAAGGGGAAATGGTATCTGTTCCATCACGACAGTGTGCCATCAGGTGGTAAGACCTGGTTGCGAAGCATCAAGGTGGTAGAACTGGAGTATAACGAAGATGGAACGATTAAAACCATTGAAGGAGGTGGCAATCAATAA
- the uxuA gene encoding mannonate dehydratase, which yields MEKTWRWFGKKDKITLSMLRQIGVEGIVTALHDIPNGEIWTVEAIEDLKNYIESFGLRWSVVESLPVSEAIKYAGPERDQLIENYKVSLANLGKCGVKTVCYNFMPVIDWIRTDLAHPWADGTSSLYFDKVRFAYFDTRILQREGAEQDYTAEELAKVAELDKVITEAEKDDLVDTIIVKTQGFVNGNIKEGDQNPVAIFRRLLKQYEGIDRDRLRENMRYFLAAIMPVCEESGVNMCVHPDDPPFQVLGLPRIVTCENDIDWLLNAVDNPHNGLTFCAGSLSAGIHNDVPALAAKYAKRTHFVHLRSTNVMENGNFIESSHLEGRGRLIDLIRIFEKENPTLPMRVDHGRLMLDDADKGYNPGYSFHGRMQALAQVEGIMAVVNDDLKR from the coding sequence ATGGAAAAAACATGGCGTTGGTTTGGCAAGAAGGATAAGATTACGCTTTCGATGCTGAGACAAATCGGAGTGGAAGGTATCGTAACTGCCCTGCACGATATTCCCAATGGCGAAATCTGGACTGTAGAAGCCATTGAAGACCTGAAAAATTACATCGAATCCTTTGGTCTTCGCTGGTCTGTAGTGGAAAGTCTGCCGGTCAGCGAAGCGATTAAATATGCCGGCCCGGAACGTGACCAGCTGATTGAGAACTACAAAGTAAGTCTGGCCAATCTGGGGAAATGCGGTGTAAAGACCGTTTGCTATAATTTTATGCCGGTCATTGACTGGATTCGCACCGACCTGGCGCATCCGTGGGCTGACGGTACATCATCGCTCTATTTCGATAAAGTGCGTTTTGCATACTTCGATACCCGCATTTTGCAGCGCGAAGGAGCAGAACAGGATTACACAGCTGAAGAATTAGCTAAGGTTGCCGAACTCGATAAAGTCATCACCGAAGCAGAGAAAGACGATTTGGTCGATACCATCATCGTGAAGACTCAGGGATTCGTAAACGGAAATATCAAAGAGGGCGACCAGAATCCGGTGGCTATCTTCCGTCGTTTGCTAAAGCAATATGAAGGCATTGACCGCGATCGGTTGCGCGAAAATATGCGCTACTTCCTCGCAGCCATTATGCCGGTGTGTGAAGAATCTGGCGTAAATATGTGCGTACACCCCGATGACCCTCCCTTCCAGGTATTGGGATTGCCTCGCATCGTGACCTGCGAGAATGACATCGACTGGTTACTGAATGCCGTGGATAATCCTCACAACGGATTGACTTTCTGTGCGGGTTCATTAAGTGCGGGAATCCATAATGATGTTCCGGCCTTGGCAGCCAAATATGCCAAACGTACCCATTTCGTTCACCTGCGTAGTACAAACGTGATGGAAAACGGCAACTTCATCGAATCCTCTCACCTCGAAGGACGCGGTCGGTTGATTGACCTGATTCGCATTTTCGAAAAAGAGAATCCGACTCTCCCGATGCGTGTGGATCACGGTCGCCTGATGCTGGACGATGCCGATAAGGGCTACAATCCGGGCTACTCATTCCACGGCCGTATGCAGGCATTGGCACAAGTGGAA
- a CDS encoding alpha-glucuronidase family glycosyl hydrolase, giving the protein MKKCIGIGFIACISVLNSFAEDGHQLWLRFAATKVAAMPLTKVTGDTSLLAVKEYRRAVSAMTGRLPEVSSQLENKSLLFATSGNKTIARLGLSTSLKQSGPEGYIIKTVQLDGKQLTVIASESDKGLLYGAFHLLRLIQTGKANDELNITEKPSYNVRVLNHWDNLDGTVERGYAGRSIWKWDELPGMVSPRYTEYARANASIGINGSVLNNVNASPEMLSTANLQKVKAIAGALRPYNIKVYLSINFSSPAKLGGLPDSDPLKPAVRKWWKDKADEIYKLIPDFGGFLVKANSEGLPGPQDYGRTHADGANMLADALKPHKGIVMWRAFVYSPGKDERAKLAYKEFQPLDGKFRDNVIIQVKNGPIDFQPREAFSPLFGAMKKTPLMPEWQITQEYLGFSNHLVFLASLWQEFLQSDTYCKGKGSTIAKVTDGTLFKQPVTAIAGVANIGEDANWCGYTFAQANWYAFGRMAWNNNLTASDIADEWIKMTFTGDPAFVNPVKDIMTTSHETVVSYMMPLGLHHIFAWEHHYGPEPWCEVPGAREDWLPRYYHKADSVGLGFDRTTQGSNAVSQYYSPLKEEYNNLSTCPEKYLLWFHHVPWDYKMKSGNTLWNELCYKYDSGVKQVRHYQTLWDQMEQYVDNERFSQIQFKLRIQSRDAVWWKDACLLYFQQFSKRPIPYDIERPVHDLDELMKIKLNLKHHN; this is encoded by the coding sequence ATGAAAAAATGTATAGGAATTGGGTTTATTGCCTGCATATCGGTCCTTAATTCGTTTGCTGAAGATGGCCACCAGTTGTGGCTGCGTTTTGCGGCAACAAAGGTAGCTGCTATGCCACTTACAAAAGTTACCGGAGATACTTCGTTGTTGGCCGTAAAAGAGTATCGACGTGCTGTTTCAGCCATGACCGGGCGTTTGCCCGAGGTCTCTTCTCAGTTGGAAAATAAAAGCCTGCTTTTTGCAACATCCGGGAATAAGACAATTGCACGTTTGGGCTTGTCAACTTCGCTGAAGCAATCAGGCCCGGAAGGATATATCATCAAAACGGTACAGCTGGATGGAAAGCAACTGACAGTTATCGCTTCAGAATCGGATAAGGGTCTTTTGTACGGTGCATTTCACCTGTTGAGGCTGATCCAAACCGGCAAGGCAAATGACGAACTGAATATTACTGAAAAGCCGTCCTACAACGTCCGTGTGCTTAATCACTGGGACAATCTGGATGGAACGGTGGAGCGTGGTTATGCCGGTCGTTCCATCTGGAAATGGGATGAACTACCGGGAATGGTTTCGCCCAGATATACCGAATATGCAAGGGCAAATGCATCAATCGGCATTAACGGTTCGGTGCTCAATAACGTAAATGCTTCACCCGAGATGCTCTCGACAGCTAATCTTCAAAAGGTGAAAGCGATTGCCGGAGCGTTGCGTCCTTATAATATCAAGGTCTATCTCTCCATCAACTTTTCTTCTCCAGCCAAACTGGGAGGCTTGCCGGATTCCGATCCGTTAAAACCGGCGGTACGGAAATGGTGGAAGGATAAAGCAGATGAGATCTACAAACTGATTCCAGACTTCGGAGGATTTCTGGTAAAAGCCAATTCCGAAGGGCTTCCCGGCCCACAGGACTATGGTCGCACCCATGCTGACGGAGCCAATATGCTGGCCGATGCTCTCAAACCTCACAAAGGAATCGTGATGTGGCGGGCGTTCGTCTATTCCCCGGGAAAAGACGAACGGGCAAAATTGGCCTACAAAGAGTTTCAACCGCTGGATGGCAAGTTCAGGGACAATGTGATTATTCAGGTGAAAAACGGTCCGATTGACTTCCAGCCAAGGGAAGCATTTAGTCCGCTTTTCGGAGCAATGAAGAAAACGCCCCTGATGCCCGAATGGCAAATCACGCAGGAGTATCTTGGATTTTCCAATCACCTGGTTTTCCTTGCATCGTTGTGGCAGGAGTTTTTGCAAAGCGATACTTATTGCAAAGGAAAAGGTTCAACAATTGCCAAAGTAACCGACGGTACATTGTTTAAACAACCGGTTACGGCCATTGCCGGTGTTGCCAATATCGGTGAGGATGCCAACTGGTGCGGATACACCTTTGCGCAGGCTAACTGGTACGCATTCGGACGCATGGCTTGGAACAACAATCTCACCGCATCTGATATTGCCGACGAATGGATCAAGATGACTTTTACCGGAGATCCGGCTTTTGTCAATCCGGTAAAAGATATAATGACTACCTCACACGAAACGGTGGTCAGCTACATGATGCCACTTGGGCTACATCACATATTTGCCTGGGAACACCACTACGGGCCTGAGCCCTGGTGTGAAGTGCCAGGGGCGCGTGAGGATTGGTTGCCCCGCTATTACCACAAGGCAGATAGCGTGGGACTAGGATTTGATCGAACTACGCAGGGAAGCAATGCTGTTTCACAATATTATTCTCCTTTAAAGGAAGAATATAATAACCTTTCCACCTGCCCGGAGAAGTACCTGCTCTGGTTTCATCATGTGCCGTGGGACTATAAGATGAAAAGCGGAAATACCTTGTGGAATGAGCTTTGCTATAAATATGACTCAGGAGTAAAACAGGTTCGTCATTACCAGACTCTCTGGGATCAGATGGAGCAATATGTGGATAATGAACGATTCAGCCAGATACAATTCAAACTGCGCATTCAGTCGCGCGATGCGGTGTGGTGGAAAGATGCCTGTCTGCTCTATTTCCAGCAATTCTCAAAGCGTCCGATTCCTTACGACATCGAACGTCCGGTGCATGATCTGGATGAACTGATGAAGATTAAGCTGAATCTGAAACATCATAACTAA